The following coding sequences are from one Gossypium raimondii isolate GPD5lz chromosome 4, ASM2569854v1, whole genome shotgun sequence window:
- the LOC105780152 gene encoding uncharacterized protein LOC105780152 has product MANLNASTSLVPSESSEQRGTVLVDSNVNVLPPPMNQQKRTSSDGSVAILWDIENCPVPSDVRPEDVAGNIRMALRVHPVIKGAVMMFSAYGDFNAFPRRLREGCQRTGVKLIDVPNGRKDAADKAILVDMFLFALDNPPPSSIMLISGDVDFAPALHILGQRGYIVILVIPAGVGVSSALCSAGKFVWDWPSVARGEGFVPPSKALMPPRGGPVDVARCFMGCHISDNPDGQNEEEAIVYKGASQSCYNPRDFSTVSRSLAEYTSNPSVCLPSYPATFRSQSLPCGLNEASGCPGYYDQNDTMWVQPGDINGLKGQLVKLLELSGGCMPLTRVPAEYQKIFGRPLYVAEYGALKLVNLFKKMGDTLAIDGKGHKKFVYLRNWKANPSAPPLVLTRKDKKGKGIHEEITDVTAGAGSSDEFSDEERVVVDERDQRKTDDNLEQFKYELQEILVSYSCRIFLGCFEEIYQQRYKKTLDYRKLSVEKLEELFDKVRDVVVLHEEPVSKRKFLCAVGS; this is encoded by the coding sequence ATGGCGAATCTAAATGCATCAACGTCCTTAGTTCCTTCAGAATCCTCAGAACAAAGGGGAACTGTTTTGGTGGATTCAAATGTGAATGTGCTTCCACCTCCTATGAACCAGCAAAAGCGAACCTCCTCAGACGGTTCCGTGGCTATCCTTTGGGATATAGAGAACTGCCCTGTCCCAAGCGATGTCCGTCCTGAAGATGTAGCGGGGAATATAAGAATGGCTTTGCGAGTGCATCCTGTTATTAAAGGAGCTGTTATGATGTTCTCTGCGTATGGAGATTTTAATGCCTTCCCAAGGAGACTGAGAGAGGGCTGTCAGAGAACTGGTGTGAAACTCATAGATGTACCGAATGGAAGGAAAGATGCTGCTGACAAGGCTATCTTGGTTgacatgtttttatttgctcTTGATAACCCTCCACCTTCTTCTATCATGTTGATTTCGGGGGATGTTGATTTCGCTCCGGCTCTTCACATACTCGGTCAACGTGGCTATATAGTCATTCTTGTCATTCCTGCTGGGGTAGGTGTTTCATCTGCGTTGTGCAGTGCCGGTAAATTTGTTTGGGATTGGCCTAGTGTTGCTCGTGGGGAAGGGTTTGTACCTCCCTCAAAGGCGTTAATGCCTCCTCGAGGAGGACCGGTTGATGTTGCTAGGTGTTTCATGGGGTGCCATATTAGTGACAATCCTGATGGCCAAAATGAGGAAGAGGCAATAGTTTATAAAGGTGCTTCACAAAGCTGTTACAACCCAAGGGATTTCTCGACGGTGTCGCGATCTTTAGCTGAATATACAAGTAATCCTTCAGTTTGCTTACCTTCTTACCCTGCAACTTTTAGGTCGCAGAGTCTCCCATGTGGTTTGAATGAAGCATCGGGGTGTCCCGGTTATTATGATCAGAACGATACAATGTGGGTTCAGCCTGGAGACATAAATGGTTTGAAAGGACAACTAGTGAAATTGCTTGAACTTTCAGGAGGATGCATGCCTCTTACCCGTGTTCCTGCTGAGTATCAAAAGATTTTCGGAAGACCTCTTTATGTGGCCGAGTACGGAGCACTCAAACTTGTTAATCTTTTCAAAAAGATGGGTGACACATTGGCAATTGACGGAAAAGGTCATAAGAAATTCGTTTACCTTAGAAACTGGAAAGCAAACCCGAGTGCACCTCCTTTGGTTCTAACAAGGAAAGACAAGAAAGGGAAAGGTATTCACGAGGAAATCACGGATGTCACTGCAGGTGCTGGCTCATCTGACGAGTTCTCCGATGAGGAAAGAGTGGTAGTTGACGAACGGGATCAGAGGAAGACTGATGATAATCTTGAGCAATTCAAATATGAGTTGCAGGAAATTCTTGTGAGTTATTCCTGCAGGATTTTCTTGGGTTGTTTCGAAGAAATATATCAGCAACGGTATAAGAAGACATTGGACTATAGAAAGCTCAGTGTGGAGAAGCTAGAGGAGTTGTTTGACAAGGTGAGAGATGTTGTAGTCTTGCATGAAGAGCCAGTAAGCAAAAGGAAATTTCTCTGTGCAGTAGGTAGCTAG